TCGTTGCCGGTGGCCAGGAGAGCATGAGCCAGTCGGCTCACGTGCTGCCGAACTCCCGCAACGGCCAGCGCATGGGTGACTGGAAGCTCGACGACACCATGATCCGTGATGGCCTGTGGGACGCCTTCAATCAGTACCACATGGGCGTCACTGCGGAGAATCTGGCGGAAAAGTACAGCATCTCCCGCCAGGAGCAGGACGAGTTCGCGGCGCAGTCCCAGCAACGGGCGGTGGCTGCCATGGAGGCCGGTCACTTCCGCGAGCAGATCATTCCCATGGAGGTGCCCCAGCGCAAGGGAGATCCGGTCAAGGTGGACACCGACGAGCACCCCAAGGCCGGGACCACCGCCGAAAGTCTGAGCAAGCTGCGTGCGGCCTTCGCCAAGGAGGGGACGGTGACCGCCGGCAACGCCTCCGGCATCAACGATGGTGCCGCGGTGGTGCTGGTGATGTCGGCGAGCAAGGCCAAGGAGTTGGGGCTGGAGCCGCTGGCGCGCATCAGTGCATACGCCAGTGCCGGTGTCGACCCGGCCATCATGGGGTCCGGGCCGGTACCTGCGACGCAGCGCTGCCTAAAACGGGCGGGCTGGGACGTCGGCGACCTGGACCTGGTGGAGGCCAACGAGGCCTTTGCCGCCCAGGCATTGGCGGTCAGCCGTGAACTCAAGTGGGACATGGACCGGGTCAATGTCAACGGCGGTGCCATCGCTCTGGGGCATCCCATCGGTGCGTCGGGGTGCCGAGTGCTGGTAACCTTGTTGCACGAGATGAAGCGCCGCGATGTCAGCAAGGGTCTTGCCACCTTGTGCATCGGCGGTGGTCAGGGGGTCGCGCTCGCCGTGTCCCGCTGAACCCAGCCATGGCCGCGGGGGCTGCCCCGCGGCCTCGTGCAAGGAACTGGTTAGTATGAGCAACGATGACGTTCGCATCATCAAGAAATACCCCAATCGCCGCCTGTACGACACGGCCATCAGCAGCTACATCACGCTGGCCGACGTCAAGCGGCTGGTGCTGGACGGCGTCGACTTCCAGGTTGTCGACGCCAAGAGCCGGGATGACCTGACCCGGACCATTCTTCTGCAGATCATCAGCGAGGAGGAAGAGGGCGGCGAGCCCATCTTCAGCAGTGAACTGCTGGCGCAGATCATCCGCTCCTACGGCGGCAACATGCAGAACCTGCTCACCGATTACCTGGAAAAGAGCATGGACATGTGGGCCGAGCAGCAGCGGGCGTTCCGCGAGCAGACCCGCGATTTCATGGACTCCAACCCCATGACCATGCTCACCCAGATCGCTGAACGCAATCTCGCCGTTTGGCGGCGCATGAGCGGCGTGAAAGGCCAGGACGAGGACAGTGCCGGTCAACGGCGCGATGACTCCACCCGCGACTCACCCAGAGGTGCCGGTATGGAAAGCAGCGCTCGCACCGGTGGCCGCAAGGGGCCGTCGCGCTCCCGAGAATAGCTTTCCGCAACGCGATCCCCCGCGAACCTGTGGCCAGGCTGGGGTGGCAGTGCTGCCCCAGGTGCGGTTGAGACCGATGTGGGGGCATGCCTGGAATGTGATCCAGTCGTCATCTTCAAAGTTGACAGGTGATCCACCTGTCCCTATCCTCGATTTCAGGTTATGACGCGATGCACAACGTCACGGATTCCCGTGGCGGCGTTCCGGCGTTATTGCCCCCTGGCGGGGCCCAGTCATGTGCCGGAGATCCCGGCGGAACAACCGAAGAGAGGCACCCATGACGAATCGAGTTGCGCTTGTCACCGGCGGTAACGGTGGTATTGGTACCGAGGTCTGCAAATACCTGTCGGCGCTCGGGTATACCGTGGTCAGTACCTGTGTGAACGCCGACAAGGAAGACATTCTCGGCTGGCAGGAAGAACTGCAGGCGGAAGGGCACCAGGTCAATTGGGTCGAGTGCGACGTGTCCGATTTCAATGCCTGCGGTGCCATGGCGGAAAAGGTCGAGGGCGAGTACGGGCCGGTGGATGTGCTGGTGAACCTGGCCGGCATTACCCGGGATGCCTTTATCCACAAGATGGAGAAGGACGCCTGGGATGCCGTCATCAACGTCAACCTGACCAGCGCCTTCAATGTCACGCGCAACCTCATCGATAACATGCGCAGCCGCGGTTTCGGCCGCATCATCAACATCTCGTCGGTGAACGGGCAGACAGGCCAGTTTGGACAGACCAACTACTCGGCAGCCAAGGCCGGGCTGCACGGTTTCACCATGGCGCTGGCCAAGGAAGGGGCCCGCAAGGGGATTACCGCCAATACCGTGTCCCCCGGTTACATCAACACGTCCATGACCGCCGCCATCCCCGACGAGGTCAAGGAGCAGATCCTGGCCCAGGTGCCCGCGGGACGCATGGGTCGTCCGGACGAGATCGCGCGCGTCGTGGCGTTCCTGGCGGCGGACGAGTCCGAGTACATCAACGGCGCCAACATTCCCGTTAATGGCGCCCTGTTCACCAGCTTCTGAGCTTCGTGGACAGGGCGGCAGCCGGCGGCAAAGTGCTTGACGCCAAGGGTCTGTCGGGATAAGTTAGTGCGGTGCAACATGGCGGCGCGCCACTTGGGGCGCGCCGTTCGCCAGCAAGGTCTTTAGCGGGTGCTGGCCCGTATGAATTCGCCGGTTCGCGAAGCCGGTCCGCTTCTCCTCCAGGCGACTCCCAAGTCGCCCTTTATGCCCCCTCACCCGAGGGGGCTTTTTTTTGCCCGGACCCCTGAAACTTACTACAGACAGAGTTGTACTCCTTACTGGTAGGTAAGAATGCAGGAAATTTTACGGCAAGTGTTGACAGACAGGTTGGTCTTGGATAAAATGCTGCAGAGCAACATAGGGAAAGCAAAAAAACGGGAGCACAGAAGCTCCCCGATATTTGCGCCCTTCTTGTTCTTGATTTAGTTGGCTTTGTGGTTGTCAGGTCTCACCAGCGAGACCGGAGCGCTTAACCAGCATGGATTACCCGGTTCTCTGACCGGTCTGCTTCTCCTCCAGGCGACTCCCAAGTCGCCCTTTATGCCCCCTCACCCGAGGGGGCTTTTTTTTGGCCGCTGCCCGTGCGGATCAAGACAGCTTCCTAATGACTGCATTGTAGTCATGCCGAGACACATGGCAAGCATTTTTGTTGCTGCGTCGCAACAGTGTGTCCGGCCAGGCACAAGTGACGTTCCCGGGCATCACCACGAGGCGACCTCGCCGCTGGTGTCCAGCCAACTGCCGATGGCCGGTGCCAGTGTCCGCTGGGACCGCCGACTGACAAACAGGCCCAGGTGCCCCCCGGGTTCCAATCGCGATGTCACAACGCCGGCCGGCAACCACTCCTGCAGTGCCAGCGCCGACTCGGCGGGTACCAGGTGGTCTCTGTATGCCGCGACGTTGAGCACCGGAGTACGCAATGCGTCAAGCCTCACGCGGTGCCCGCCCAGGTCCAGCACCCCCCTGGCAAGGCGGTTCTCCCGGTACAGCCAGTGCACGGTCTCCTGTACCAGCCGGGCAGGCTGGTCCGGGCAGTCATACATCCACGCCTCCATCCGCTGCCAGCGTTGCCTGGCTTCCTCGGGGGTGTCCGCACCCGGTCGATAACGCCGTACGGCGAGGTCCGTCAGTCGCAGGCTCGCAAAAGCAGCCGCGAGTTCCGTCCCCGACACGTTGCGGGACTGACTCACTGGGGCTGCCGCGCGCAGTAGCCGCCCCAGGCGGTGTTCGCCGCGTTGTGTGTCCACCGGCGTTGCCAGTAGCACCAGGCGGCGGATGCGTGCCGGGAACACGGTGGCGTGGATCAGTGCCAGCAACCCACCCTGACAGATCCCGAGCACGTCCACGTTGTCGACGCCCCGGTATCGACACAGCGCATCCAGCGCCTGCCGCGGGAACCGCAGGGCATAGTCCGCCAGGCCCAGCAGCCGTTGCCAGGGGGCGGGGTCGTCCCAGCACAACAGATAGACGTCGCGTCCCTGTTCGATCAGACGCCGCACCATGCTGTGCCGGGCGTCCAGGTCCAGCAGCGTAGGCCGATTGATCAGGGAATAGACGATGCACACCGGCGGCCCGTCGGCGGACGACTCCGTATAGCGATACAGCCGCCAGGGAGAGCGCCCGGCGATCTCCTCCCGGGGTGCGACGGACACCGGCTGCTGCGGCAGGGCCGGACCGCCGCCGGTGGCGTCGGGGGAGGGGCGGTGTGGTTCAGTCACTGTGGTTGCCGTCCCGGCGTAGTTGTCGTACTTCTTCGCGAAGCTCGTCGACCTCGGCGCGGAGGGCATCCGTATCCCGGTCGTGATCGCGATCAAGCCGATCGACAGCGGCCTCCAGTGCCGCGACGGCACCGGGGCCGGGAAGTCCGAGCGCCGCCGCCGCCGTGTCGAGCACCGACGCTGCCGCCTGCCGAAACTCTTCCCGGGTCTGCTGGAGTTCACGAAGCGCCTCGCCGTGGGCAGCGGTCTCAAGGCGCTGATCCCAGGCTTCCTCCATGGCAAGGGACCACTGCTCCGCAAGCCACCAGGCATCAATGGACTCAGCCGGCATGGTCAGGGCGCGTCCGCGCCAGTGGGCGCCGGCCAGCTCCACCACCTGTTCCAGTTCTCCGGACGCGGCTTTGGTGGCACTGGCCAGGCGCGCGAACGCCAGTTCGAGCGCCTGCAGCGGGGCGCCGAGATGCGGCCAGCCGGCCAGCAATGGCGCCGCGCCGCGCAGCCATTGCCCCGCACCGCCAACGCCGACGGCGGGAATGTCCCCGGCGGCGTCCAGGCCGCGAATCGCACCGCGCATCTGTTCGATGACGCGGTCAACGGCGGTCTCGCGTTCGCTGGAGCCGGCTTCCGTCCGGCGTAGCTCCTGCGCAAGGGGCTCCAGCGACGCAGCCCAGGCCCGAACGGCCCCGCCCGCGTCACCGAGGTTGCCCGTGTCCCATTCCATATCCGACTCGCCAGCAGTTGCGATGACGACGAGCAGGATACCGGATGCGGTGGCCCGGGGAATACGCTAACGCCGCTGCCGCTCCATCTCCTGCTGGATCGCCTGGCGGCGGGATACCGCCCGCGAGCGCTGTTGAATCTCCGCTTCCGAGGCGTTGGCAACGCGGTCCAGCTGATCCAGGGCGAGACGCAGGTTGCCCTGGTAGTAGTAATGTTCCCCCATGGCCAGCATGCTCTCGTATTGCATGCCCGCCTCGCTGGCGGCCTCCGCGTGCAGCCGGTGCAGGGCGCCGTCGCCGCCGTGCCGCTGGATGTGCCGCCGTACCAGCTCCCGGGCCTCTGCCGCTTGCTCCAGTCGCAGCTGCTGCCGGGCGGTGTGTATCACCAGTGGGTACTGCCCGGGGTAGAGTTCCAGCCCCAGGGTCAGCGTCTCCAGCGCTTGCTCCGGGGCTCCGGCAGCGTGCTGGGCCCGTGCCAGCGCAATGAAGAAGCTCGGATGCTCACCGCGGTCCTCCATCAGCGCCTCGATGTCCTGCACCGCCTGCTCTGCCTCGCCATCCTCCAGTCGGGCCAGTGCCAGTCCGAAGCGGGCCGCGGCGCTGCGATCGCTTTCCATGTCGTCGTCATCCATTTCCGCCTCGAAGTGCCGGATTGCGGCCTCGGGGTCGTTAGCTCGCGCCATCAGCATTTTCGCCCTCATGAGACCGAAGGTGATGCTTTCATCCGGGCTGCCATTGCTCAGACTGCGGGCCCTGCCAAGGGATTCTGCGATGCGTGACTCGGTGACCGGGTGCGTGCTCAGGTACTCCGGCGGGCGTTGCTGGTGCTGGGTTGCTTCCGCCAGCCGTTCGAAGAAGCGGGGCATGCCTTCGGGATCAAGGCCGGCATCGGCAAGGATGCGGATGCCGATGTTGTCGGCTTCGCGTTCGTGGGCGCGACTGTAGTTCAGCTGCTGCTGGATGGACCCCGCCATGCCGCCAATGGCTGCGGCGCCGCCAAGATCGGCGTCCTGGGTGCCCATCAGGATGGCTGCCAGGACGATGCCAAGGGTTTGTAGTCCGCCGCCCCGGGAGTCATCCAGCCGGCGGGCGATATGGCGCTGTGACACGTGAGCGATCTCGTGGGCCATCACCGCCGCCAGTTCGCTCTCCGAGCGGGTGCGCTCGATAAGGCCGCGATTGATGCCAATATACCCGCCGGGCATGGCAAAGGCGTTCACCGTCGGGCTGTCCACGACGAAGAACGTGTACGCCATGTCCGGTGTGTCGGCCCGGGAGACCAGCCGTTGTCCCAGATCCTCTATGTAGTGGCGGAGTTCCGGGTCGTCGCTCATGGGCACCCGGAGCCGCACCTCGCGAATCAGCTGCTGTCCCAGCCGACGCTCTTCCGGCAACGACAACGTGCGGCTGGCCGGATCGCCCAGATCGGGAAGGCGCACGCGCTCGTCGGCGACCGGGGCCGTCCCGCCCGCCACGGTGCCGAGCACCAGCGCAATGATGATCATGATGGTACGTTTCACGGGCTGTTCCCGCTCCCCTCCGATGCCACGGACCGCGCCGGTGCGGGCTGCGTCCGGGCCGTCGTGGTCATTGTGCTTGCTTGGACCAGCGTCGGCAAAAGCCGTTCCGCGTTTCCTGCGGTTGCGTGGACGCGCTATCATGCCTCGATTCGTCGCTTTGACCGGCAGGCTCCGGAGTCATTGATGCAGTTGATTCGCGACTGGTTTCGTCGCCACTTCGACAACCCGCAGGTCATTGGCCTGGCTGTGGTGCTGCTGGCCGGGCTCGCCGGGATCATCTTCCTGGGTAACATTCTGGCGCCGGTGCTGGCGAGTCTGGTGGTGGCGTACCTGCTCGAGGGGATCGTGCGCAAGCTGGAGTACTGGGGGCTGCCCCGTCTGCTCGCCGTAACCCTGGTGTTCGTGCTGTTCTTCGCCGGACTGCTGCTGGTGTTCTTCGCGTTGATTCCGGTGCTCGTCAATCAGATCACGCAGTTGGTGGACGAGCTGCCCAAGATCCTGAGCACCAGCCAGTCATTGCTGATGCAGTTGCCGTCGCAGTACCCGCAGCTGTTCTCCGAGCAGCAGATCTCCGACATGATCTTCGCCATCCGTCGCGAAGCCCTGGACTGGGGCCAGCGGGTGCTCACCCAGTTCTCGTTCCAGTCGGTGGTGGTGGTCATTACCATGCTGGTCTATCTGGTACTGCTCCCCTTCCTGGTGTTCTTCTTCCTCAAGGACAAGAGGGCGCTGGTGAACTGGGTCACCCAGTACCTGCCGCGGGATCGCGATCTCCTTGCCACGGTCTGGCACGACGTGGATGCCCAGATCGGCAACTACGTCCGCGGCAAGTTCCTGGAGATTCTCATCGTCTGGGCGGTGACCTACATCACCTTTTCGCTGCTGGGTCTCTCCTTTGCCATGCTGCTGTCCCTCACCGTGGGCCTGTCGGTCATCATCCCCTACATCGGTGCAGCGGTGGTGACAGTTCCCGTGGGCCTGATCGCCTACTTCCAGTTCGGCTTCGGGCCGGAGTTCGCCTGGGTCATGATCGCCTATGCCATCATCCAGGCGCTGGATGGCAACGTGCTGGTGCCGATCCTGTTTTCCGAAGTGGTCAACCTTCACCCGGTGGCGATCATTGTCGCCATCCTGTTCTTCGGCGGAGTCTGGGGGTTCTGGGGAATCTTCTTTGCCATTCCGCTGGCGACGGTGATCCAGGCCATTCTCAAGGCCTGGCCGTCCACGGATGCGGGGGGGGATGCGTCCGCGGGCGACTCAGGCGCCGCCGCCCTCGGGCATGAAGACCAGCAGCCGGGGCTCGAGCAGCGCTGATCGGCCCACCAGTGCCGCTCCCGGTCGCTCAATTGCCTTCAGTGCTTGACCGGTTCGAACACGGCGTCCAGGTTCATCTGGTCACAGAAATCGAGGAACTCTTCCCGCAGTACCGCGATCTGGGTTTCCCCGGGCACCTCCAGAAGCATGTTCACGGCGAACATCGGAGTGCCGGTGTGAGCCGCGGGATAGCGCGTGGTACTGAGGTCGCGGATATTGATGCCGCGTCCGGAGAAGAACTGGGCCAGCTGGTGGACGATGCCGGGGTGGTCCATGGCCACCACCTCGACGCTGTAGGGCAGCAGATTGCGGCTGCGTTCCTGCTCCCGGGTCCGCTTCCAGTGAATGTGCAGACCCAGTTCATCACCAAGCCCCGGCAGCGCGTCCTCAAGCCGCGCCAGGGCATCCCAGCGTCCGTCGATCATCTGCATCACGGCGAATTCGCCGCCGAGGACTGTCATGCGGCTGTCCACCACGTTGCAGCCGGCGTCGGCGATGGCCCCGGAGAGCCGGTTGATGATCCCGGGGCGGTCTTCCCCGAGTGCCGTGATGACGAGGTAGTTCTGCATGCCGCTTCCCCCTGACTGAACACGCGCCGCGCGGAGGAACTGTCGTTCGCTCCGGGTTGTCCTGACGTGCATGGGACGGCCGCGTTGCCGCTCCATGCGATAGGGCACGGAGTGTATCACGGCGAGGGTCGGGATCCGTGCCACCGGACGGGGCGAAGGCATGGAGATCCCTTGTTTGCCCGTGCCGGCAGAAGTACTATGCGGAGTCCAGTTTTGCGGGGGATATGACGATGTTCCGTGGCAGCATGGTCGCGATGGTGACACCCATGCACGAGGACGGCTCGGTGGACGAGGCGTCTCTGCAGCGGCTGGTGGATTTCCACGTCGACAACGGCACCGATGCCATCGTTGCGGTTGGCACCACCGGCGAGGCGGCAACGCTCGATTACGAAGAGCACTGCTATCTCATGCGACGGACAGTGGAGATGGCCCGGGAGCGGATCGCCGTGATTGGCGGCAGCGGTGCCAACTCCACCTGGGAGGCAATCAAGCTCACGCGCTGTGCCATGGAAGCCGGCTGTGATGCGGCGTTGCTGATCACGCCGTACTACAACAAGCCCACCCAGGAAGGGCTGTTTCGGCACTTTAGTGCCGTGGCAGAGGCTGTCCCGATCCCCCAGATCCTGTACAACGTGCCGGGCCGTACCGCCTGTGACATGCTTCCGGAGACAGTTGAGCGCCTGGCCGACATTCCCAACATCGTGGCGGTGAAGGAGGCCCACGGCACCATCCAGCGCCCACGGGAGATCCTGGAACGTTGCGGTGACCGGCTCGACGTCTACAGCGGTGATGATGGCAATGCGCGCGAGATCATCCTCGCCGGCGGTAAGGGGTGCATCTCCGTGAGCGCCAACGTTGCCCCGCGGCTCATGCACGACATGTGCATCGCCGCCATCGAGGGCGACCTGGAGAAGGCGGAAGAGCTGGATGCACGGCTGGCGGCCCTGCACAAGGCCCTGTTCGTGGAGACCAGTCCGATTCCGGTGAAGTGGGCCGTGAGCGAGATGGGCCTGATGGGCCCCACTCTGCGGCTGCCGCTGACGCCGTTGTCCGATGCCCACCACGAGACGGTCCGACAGGCCATGAAGCTCGCGGGGGTCCAGTAATCCATGCTTGAGCCGGCTGGTCTGAAGCGTACTGCGCCCTTTGCCCTGGTGGTTGTCCTTGCGGTGCTGCTTGCCGCCTGTGGCGGCCGCGGTGCGCAGGAGCCCGAACGTGGCGAGCGCCTGACGGTGCCGCCGGATCTGTCCGCCGAACGCATCGGCCAGATCCCCGAGGGGCGTGGAGGGCGGGGCGCCGCGTCGCTGAGCGGCGAAGAGCGACGTGAGCGTGAACGCGCCGAGCGCGGTACTGCGCCGGAGCCGCTGGGCATGCGCATGCGCGGTCAGGGCGCCGAGCGCTGGCTGCAGGTGCAGGCGGAACCGGACCGCGTGTGGCAGGGGCTCGAGGCGTGGCTCGAGGCCGAGGGCGTCCCCGTGGCCCGCACCGATCGTGACAAGGGCATCATCGAGACCAACTGGCTACCGCGGCCGCTGGGGCCGGCGGGCGGCGCTCTGCTGGCGCTGGAGCGGGAGCCGGAGATGGCGCCCATGGCGGAGCAGTATCTGCTGCGTGTGGAGCCCACCGACGATCCGCAACGGACCGAGGTGTTTGTCAGTCATCGGCGGGTGGTGGCTAGCGGCGACGACGGCTGGGCCCCGCGGCCGGCCGATCGTGGCCTGGAAGCGGAACTGTTGCGCGGTTTCATGCTGCATCTGGGGGCCGAGGAGGAGTTCGCGGCCCAGCAGATTGCCCAGCGTGAGCAGCGCCTGGCGCGTCTGGATACCACCGAGGATGGTGAGCCGCGTCTGCTGGTGAGCGAGGGTTATCTGCAGACCTGGCAGCGGGTTGGTTTGGCGGTGGATCGCGCGGCCTTTACCGTCGAGGATCGTAACCGTGCCCAGGGGCGGTTCCTGGTCCGTTACGATCCCACCGCGGATGATGATACCGAGGGTCCCGGTTTCTTCGGGCGCCTGGCTTTCTGGCGGGAACGTGAGCCGGAACTCGAGCCGGGCAACTACGCCATCATTGTCGGGTCCGCCGATGACGGAACAGCAGTTACGGTACGTGACGAGGATGGCGAACGCGTGCCCGACCGCCTGGCAGAGCGCCTGCTGACCCTCATAGACGATCAGTTGCGCTGATTCACCGGCACCGGTGCTGTCGGTGAATCGGCGTTGTCGGGCCGCCCCGGGGCGGCCCGACGTCATTGCCCACGGCTGAAAAGCGAACACCATGCTGCGTCTAAAAGGACACCCCGCCCTCTCCTCGTTCCGCCACGACAAGCTGCTGCAACGCCTTCGCGATGCCGCGCCCGCGGTCACCGCAGTGAGCGCCCACCACATCTACTTCGTGCAGGTCCACCAGGATCCCGACCCCGACGACCTGGCCACCCTGAAGGAGCTGCTGCTGGACGGTGCGGATCCCGAGATGGACGAGACCGGCGACGCGGTACTGGTGGTTCCGCGTCCCGGCACGATTTCACCGTGGTCCACCAAGGCCACGGATATTGCGCACAACTGCGGTCTCCGCCGGGTGCGCCGGATCGAGCGCGGCGTGGTCTATCGCATCCGCTGCGGCAAGAGTTCCCTGGATGCGGCGGCGCTGACGGCCATCAAGCCTCTGCTCCACGACCGCATGACCGAGGCGGTGCTCGACGGCGACGACGCCGGCTCGTCGCTGTTCCAGGAGCAGTCGCCACGGCCGTTGCGCCACGTGGATCTGCTGGACGGCGGGCGTGAGGCCCTGGTGGCGGCCAACGACGCCATGGGGTTTGCGCTGGCGGACGATGAGATCGACTACCTGGTGGCGCGCTACCGTGAACTCGGGCGCAATCCCTCCGATGTGGAGCTGATGATGTTCGCCCAGGCGAACTCCGAACACTGCCGCCACAAGATCTTCCGTGCCGACTGGACCATCGACGGCGAGCCGCAGGCCCGTTCGCTTTTCGACATGATCCGCAATACCTATGAGCAGCGCCCGGACGGGGTGCTGTCCGCCTACAGCGACAATGCGGCGGTGGCCCAGGGGCCGGAGGTGGAACGCTTCTTCGCCGATCCGGTGGACCAGGTCTACCGGCCGCACACCGAGGCATCGCATCTGGTGATGAAGGTGGAAACCCATAATCATCCCACCGCCATTGCACCATTTCCCGGAGCGGCCACCGGTGCCGGCGGCGAGATCCGCGACGAAGGCGCCACCGGCCTGGGTGCGCGGCCCAAGGCGGGGCTTGCCGGCTTCGCCGTGTCCAACCTGCGCATCCCCGGTGCACTGCAGGCCTGGGAGCAGGACGACATCGGCCGGCCCGGCCGTATCGCCTCGCCGCTGGCGATCATGCTGGACGGCCCCATCGGTGCCGCCTCCTATAACAACGAGTTCGGTCGCCCGAATCTTGCTGGCTACTTCCGCACCTTCGAACAGCGTGTGCCCGGCGGCGCCGGTGACGAAGTCCGCGGTTACCACAAGCCCATCATGCTGGCCGGCGGCATGGGCGCCGTGCGGGATGCCCACGTGCACAAGCGCGAGGTGGCTGACCGGGCCCGGGTCATCGTGCTCGGCGGGCCGGCGATGCTTATCGGCCTGGGTGGCGGTGCCGCCTCATCGGTGAGCAGCGGCGCCAGCGACGCCGAGCTGGATTTCGCCTCCGTGCAGCGCAGCAACCCGGAGATGCAGCGCCGCGCGCAGGAGGTGATCGACGCCTGCTGGCGGCTGGGTAGTGCCAACCCTGTGCTGTCCATCCATGACGTGGGCGCCGGCGGGCTGTCCAATGCCGTGCCGGAGATACTCGAGGACAGTGACCGCGGCGGGCGCCTGGAATTGCGCGAAGTGCCCAACGACGATCCCGGCATGTCCCCCATGGAGATCTGGAGCAACGAGGCGCAGGAGCGCTACGTGCTCGCCATCGCGCCGGAGGCTCTGGAGGACTTCCGCCGCATCTGCGAACGCGAGCGCTGCCCGTTCGCCGTCATCGGCGATGCCACCGCGGATCGGCAGTTGCTGCTCACCGACGCCACCCTGGGTGGGGACGCCGTGCACATCCCCATGGATCTGCTCTTCGGCAAACCACCGAAGATGCACCGCGATGTCATCCGGGTGCAGCCGCAGAGCGCACCGCTGGGGCTGGAGGGAGTCAGTGTCGACGAGGCCGTGGAGCGCGTGCTGCGCCTGCCCACGGTGGCCGCCAAACACTTCCTGATTACCATCGGTGACCGCACCGTGACGGGCCTGGTGGCCCGGGATCAGATGGTCGGCCCCTGGCAGACCCCGGTCGCCGACGTCGCCGTTACCCTGGACGACTATACCGGCCACACCGGCGAGGCCATGGCCCTGGGTGAGCGTACCCCGGCGGCACTGCTGAATGCCCCGGCCTCCGGCCGCATGGCCGTGGCCGAAGCGCTCACCAACCTGGCCGCCGCCGACGTGGGCGACATCACCCGCGTGAACCTGTCCGCCAACTGGATGGCCCCCGCCGGCCATTCCGGTGAGGACGCCCGCCTCTACGACACCGTCCGGACGGTGGGCATGGAGCTGTGTCCGGCGCTGGGTATTGCCATTCCCGTGGGCAAGGATTCCATGTCCATGAAGACGGTCTGGCAGCAGGACGGCCAGGAGCGCAGCGTCACCGCACCCCTGTCCCTGGTGGTCTCTGCCTTCGCCACCGTTGATGACGCCCGCCGCACTCTGACCCCGGAACTCCGCGGTGACGCCGGCGATACCCGGCTGCTGCTGATCGATCTGGGTCGCGGCCGCAACCGCCTGGGTGCCTCGGCTCTGGCCCAGGT
The DNA window shown above is from Aquisalimonas sp. 2447 and carries:
- a CDS encoding acetyl-CoA C-acetyltransferase; its protein translation is MEEAVIVAAHRSAVGGFGGSLSSLTAVQLGTQVIRGTLERAGVSPEQVDEVILGQVLTAGAGQNPARQSSIHAGIPDRVPAMTINKVCGSGLKAVSMAAQAIALGDAEIIVAGGQESMSQSAHVLPNSRNGQRMGDWKLDDTMIRDGLWDAFNQYHMGVTAENLAEKYSISRQEQDEFAAQSQQRAVAAMEAGHFREQIIPMEVPQRKGDPVKVDTDEHPKAGTTAESLSKLRAAFAKEGTVTAGNASGINDGAAVVLVMSASKAKELGLEPLARISAYASAGVDPAIMGSGPVPATQRCLKRAGWDVGDLDLVEANEAFAAQALAVSRELKWDMDRVNVNGGAIALGHPIGASGCRVLVTLLHEMKRRDVSKGLATLCIGGGQGVALAVSR
- the phaR gene encoding polyhydroxyalkanoate synthesis repressor PhaR — protein: MSNDDVRIIKKYPNRRLYDTAISSYITLADVKRLVLDGVDFQVVDAKSRDDLTRTILLQIISEEEEGGEPIFSSELLAQIIRSYGGNMQNLLTDYLEKSMDMWAEQQRAFREQTRDFMDSNPMTMLTQIAERNLAVWRRMSGVKGQDEDSAGQRRDDSTRDSPRGAGMESSARTGGRKGPSRSRE
- the phbB gene encoding acetoacetyl-CoA reductase; this translates as MTNRVALVTGGNGGIGTEVCKYLSALGYTVVSTCVNADKEDILGWQEELQAEGHQVNWVECDVSDFNACGAMAEKVEGEYGPVDVLVNLAGITRDAFIHKMEKDAWDAVINVNLTSAFNVTRNLIDNMRSRGFGRIINISSVNGQTGQFGQTNYSAAKAGLHGFTMALAKEGARKGITANTVSPGYINTSMTAAIPDEVKEQILAQVPAGRMGRPDEIARVVAFLAADESEYINGANIPVNGALFTSF
- a CDS encoding alpha/beta fold hydrolase, encoding MTEPHRPSPDATGGGPALPQQPVSVAPREEIAGRSPWRLYRYTESSADGPPVCIVYSLINRPTLLDLDARHSMVRRLIEQGRDVYLLCWDDPAPWQRLLGLADYALRFPRQALDALCRYRGVDNVDVLGICQGGLLALIHATVFPARIRRLVLLATPVDTQRGEHRLGRLLRAAAPVSQSRNVSGTELAAAFASLRLTDLAVRRYRPGADTPEEARQRWQRMEAWMYDCPDQPARLVQETVHWLYRENRLARGVLDLGGHRVRLDALRTPVLNVAAYRDHLVPAESALALQEWLPAGVVTSRLEPGGHLGLFVSRRSQRTLAPAIGSWLDTSGEVASW
- a CDS encoding M48 family metalloprotease, with product MKRTIMIIIALVLGTVAGGTAPVADERVRLPDLGDPASRTLSLPEERRLGQQLIREVRLRVPMSDDPELRHYIEDLGQRLVSRADTPDMAYTFFVVDSPTVNAFAMPGGYIGINRGLIERTRSESELAAVMAHEIAHVSQRHIARRLDDSRGGGLQTLGIVLAAILMGTQDADLGGAAAIGGMAGSIQQQLNYSRAHEREADNIGIRILADAGLDPEGMPRFFERLAEATQHQQRPPEYLSTHPVTESRIAESLGRARSLSNGSPDESITFGLMRAKMLMARANDPEAAIRHFEAEMDDDDMESDRSAAARFGLALARLEDGEAEQAVQDIEALMEDRGEHPSFFIALARAQHAAGAPEQALETLTLGLELYPGQYPLVIHTARQQLRLEQAAEARELVRRHIQRHGGDGALHRLHAEAASEAGMQYESMLAMGEHYYYQGNLRLALDQLDRVANASEAEIQQRSRAVSRRQAIQQEMERQRR
- a CDS encoding AI-2E family transporter — translated: MQLIRDWFRRHFDNPQVIGLAVVLLAGLAGIIFLGNILAPVLASLVVAYLLEGIVRKLEYWGLPRLLAVTLVFVLFFAGLLLVFFALIPVLVNQITQLVDELPKILSTSQSLLMQLPSQYPQLFSEQQISDMIFAIRREALDWGQRVLTQFSFQSVVVVITMLVYLVLLPFLVFFFLKDKRALVNWVTQYLPRDRDLLATVWHDVDAQIGNYVRGKFLEILIVWAVTYITFSLLGLSFAMLLSLTVGLSVIIPYIGAAVVTVPVGLIAYFQFGFGPEFAWVMIAYAIIQALDGNVLVPILFSEVVNLHPVAIIVAILFFGGVWGFWGIFFAIPLATVIQAILKAWPSTDAGGDASAGDSGAAALGHEDQQPGLEQR
- a CDS encoding glycine cleavage system protein R, encoding MQNYLVITALGEDRPGIINRLSGAIADAGCNVVDSRMTVLGGEFAVMQMIDGRWDALARLEDALPGLGDELGLHIHWKRTREQERSRNLLPYSVEVVAMDHPGIVHQLAQFFSGRGINIRDLSTTRYPAAHTGTPMFAVNMLLEVPGETQIAVLREEFLDFCDQMNLDAVFEPVKH
- the dapA gene encoding 4-hydroxy-tetrahydrodipicolinate synthase, translated to MFRGSMVAMVTPMHEDGSVDEASLQRLVDFHVDNGTDAIVAVGTTGEAATLDYEEHCYLMRRTVEMARERIAVIGGSGANSTWEAIKLTRCAMEAGCDAALLITPYYNKPTQEGLFRHFSAVAEAVPIPQILYNVPGRTACDMLPETVERLADIPNIVAVKEAHGTIQRPREILERCGDRLDVYSGDDGNAREIILAGGKGCISVSANVAPRLMHDMCIAAIEGDLEKAEELDARLAALHKALFVETSPIPVKWAVSEMGLMGPTLRLPLTPLSDAHHETVRQAMKLAGVQ